Part of the Salmo salar chromosome ssa10, Ssal_v3.1, whole genome shotgun sequence genome is shown below.
gagagagagagagagagagacgagagagagagagagagagagacgagagagagagagagacggcatagagagagagagagagacggcatagagagagagagagagacggcatagagacagagagagagagagacggcatagaagagagagagagagacgagagagagagagagcgagagagagacgagagagagagcgagagagagacgagagagagagagagagacgagagagagagacgagagagagagacgagagagagagacgagagagagagacgagagagagacagagagagagagagagagagagagacggcatagagagagacggcatagagagagagacggcatagagagagagagagagagagagagagagacggcagagagagagagagcgagagatgcatagagagagagagagagacgagagagagacgagagagagagagagagacgagagagagagagagacgagagagagacggcaaagagagagagagagacggcatagagagagagagagagagagagagagagagagcgagagagacgagagagagagagagagagagagagacgagagagagagagacggcatagagagagagagagagagagagagacggcatagagagagagagagagacggcatagagagagagagagagagagagacggcatagagagagagagagagagagacggcatagagagagagagagagagagagagagacggcatagagagagagagagagagagacggcatagagagagagagagagagagagagagagagagagagacggcatagagagagagagagagagagagagagagagagcatagagagagagagagagacggcatagagagagagagagagagagagacggcatagagagagagagagagagagagagacggcatagagagagagagagagacacggcatagagagagagcgagagagacgagagagagagagacggcatagagagagagagagacgagagagagagagacggcatagagacagagagagagagacggcagagagagagagagagcgagagagcgagagagagacggcatagagagagagagagagacggcatagagagagagagagagagcatatagagagagagagacggcatagagagagagacagcccctCACCAGTCAGAATGGTCTGGAAGGATGTCTCCACGTTAGTAGAATCCAGGGCTGATGTCTCCAGGAAAGACAAACCGTTCTTctctgagggacagagagaagcagtaaACCATGTCAATCACCAGTGTTAAGGTCTCTACCATTATGTAAATCTCTCTGACATTACAGAGACGTCTTCCTATTCAGATAAGTAACCCATGAAAACTAAGGAAGATAATGAACCGGTTCACTAAACCTCTTCCTGTGTGAGTTGGTAACTGACCTGCGTCGTCGGTGGAAACGGCCCTGAGGTGGTGCAGACTAGTCTTATTGCCTGTCCCATGCCACACTCTGTATATAGACttcttctactgtattattgactgtatgttttgtttattccatgtgtaactctgtgttgttgtatgtgtcaaactgctctgcttaatcttggccaggtcgcaattgtaaatgagaacttgttctcaactagcctacctggttaaataaaggacttgttctcaactagcctacctggttaaataaaggacttgttctcaactagcctacctggttaaataaaggacttgttctcaactagcctacctggttaaataaaggacttgttctcaactggcctacctggttaaataaaggacttgttctcaactagcctacctggttaaataaaggacttgttctcaactagcctacctggttaaataaaggacttgttctcaactagcctacctggttaaataaaggacttgttctcaactagccgacctggttaaataaaggtgaaattaaatgaaTGTAAAACACACGCTGACCTGCGAATGTCCGAGCCTCGTCGGTGGGCACGGCCCTGAGGTGGCGCAGGTCACTCTTGTTGCCGACCAGCATGATGACGATGTTGCTGTCAGCGTGGTCTCTCAGCTCCTTCAGCCAACGCTCCACGTTTTCATAGGTCAGGTGCTTGGCGATGTCGTAGACCAACAAGGCCCCTACTGCACCGCGGTAATACCTGAGGACCAGAGGAAGCAGAGTTGGGGTCAAAGGTGACAAACACAGATGGCCTTTATAGTGTTGTTAGAAACGTAAAGTAAACCttgtaacaggcttttaaaatgtcCTAAATACATTGGTCCATGCTTTCAGAAGAACCTGTTTATCCTGATGGAAAGTTTCAAATGTCTCAAATAATTAGGTCTATGTGTTGGACTGACTCAccagctaaatgcattaggtctgtgttggactgactccccaactaaatgcattaggtctatgtgttggactgactcaccagctaaatgcattaggtctgtgttggactgactccccaactaaatgcattaggtctgtgttggactgactccccagctaaatgcattaggtctgtgttggactgactccccagctaaatgcattaggtctaTGTGTTTGAACTGACtccccagctaaatgcattaggtctaTGTGTTTGAACTGACTCAccagctaaatgcattaggtcaatgtgttggactgactcaccagctaaatgcattaggtctgtgttggactgactccccaactaaatgcattaggtctgtgctggactgactccccagctaaatgcattaggtctgtgttggactgactccccaactaaatgcattaggtctgtgttggactgactccccagctaaatgcattaggtctgtgttggactgactccccagctaaatgcattaggtctaTGTGTTTGAACTGACtccccagctaaatgcattaggtctatgtgttggactgactccccagctaaatgcattaggtctgtgttggactgactccccaactaaatgcattaggtctgtgttggactgactccccagctaaatgcattaggtctgtgttggactgactccccagctaaatgcattaggtctgtgttggactgactccccagctaaatgcattaggtctatgtgttggactgactccccagctaaatgcattaggtctgtgttggactgactccccaactaaatgcattaggtctgtgttggactgactccccaactaaatgcattaggtctatgtgttggactgactccccaactaaatgcattaggtctgtgttggactgactcaccagctaaatgcattaggtctgtgttggactgactccccaactaaatgcattaggtctatgtgttggactgactccccagctaaatgcattaggtctgtgttggactgactcaccagctaaatgcattagatctgtgttggactgactcaccagctaaatgcattaggtctgtgttggactgactccccagctaaatgcattaggtctgtgTTGGACTGACTCCCCAGCTAAATGCATCAGGTCTGTGTTGGACTGTGACTCCAactaaatgcattaggtctgtgCTGGACTGACTCAccagctaaatgcattaggtctgtgttggactgactccccaacctaatgcattaggtctgtgttgaactgactccccagctaaatgcattaggtctgtgttggactgactcaccagctaaatgcattaggtctgtgttggactgactccccagctaaatgcattaggtctatgtgttggactgactccccaactaaatgcattaggtctgtgttggactgactcaccagctaaatgcattaggtctaTGTGTTGAACTGACtccccagctaaatgcattaggtctatgtgttggactgactccccagctaaatgcattaggtctgtgttggactgactccccaactaaatgcattaggtctgtgttggactgactccccaactaaatgcattaggtctgtgttggactgactccccagctaaatgcattaggtctgtgttggactgactccccagctaaatgcattaggtctgtgttggactgactccccagctaaatgcattaggtctgtgCTGGACTGACTCAccagctaaatgcattaggtctgtgttggactgactccccaacctaatgcattaggtctgtgttggactgactcaccagctaaatgcattaggtctgtgttggactgactcaccagctaaatgcattaggtctgtgttggactgactccccagctaaatgcattaggtctatgtgttggactgactccccagctaaatgcattaggtctgtgttggactgactccccagctaaatgcattaggtctatgtgttggactgactccccagctaaatgcattaggtctgtgttggactgactccccagctaaatgcattaggtctgtgttggactgactcaccagctaaatgcattaggtctgtgTTGGACTGACTCCCCAACTAAATGCATTAGGTCTATGTGTTGGACTGACTCCAACTAAATGCATTAGGTCTACGTGTTGGACTGACTCCAACTAAATGCATTAGGTCAATGTGTTGGACTCACTCAccagctaaatgcattaggtctgtgttggactgactccccaactaaatgcattaggtctgtgttggactgactccccagctaaatgcattaggtctgtgTTGGACTGACTCCCCAGCTAAATGCATCAGGTCTGTGTTGGACTGTGACTCCAactaaatgcattaggtctgtgCTGGACTGACTCAccagctaaatgcattaggtctgtgTTGGACTGTGACTCCAactaaatgcattaggtctgtgtgttggactgactccccagctaaatgcattaggtctgtgttggactgactccccaacctaatgcattaggtctgtgttggactgactccccagctaaatgcattaggtctgtgttggactgactccccagctaaatgcattaggtctgtgttggactgactccccagctaaatgcattaggtctgtgttggactgactcaccagctaaatgcattaggtctgtgttggactgactcaccagctaaatgcattaggtcttgtgttggactgactccccagctaaatgcattaggtctatgtgttggactgactcaccagctaaatgcattaggtctaTGTGTTGAACTGACtccccagctaaatgcattaggtctatgtgttggactgactccccagctaaatgcattaggtctgtgttggactgactccccagctaaatgcattaggtctgtgttggactgactccccagctaaatgcattaggtctgtgTTGGACTGACTCCCCAGCTAAATGCATCAGGTCTGTGTTGGACTGTGACTCCAactaaatgcattaggtctgtgcgttggactgactccccagctaaatgcattaggtctgtgttggactgactccccaacctaatgcattaggtctgtgttggactgactccccagctaaatgcattaggtctgtgttggactgactccccagctaaatgcattaggtctatgtgttggactgactccccagctaaatgcattaggtctgtgttggactgactcaccagctaaatgcattaggtctgtgttggactgactcaccagctaaatgcattaggtctatgtgttggactgactccccagctaaatgcattaggtctatgtgttggactgactcaccagctaaatgcattaggtctatgtgttggactgactccccagctaaatgcattaggtctagtgttggactgactccccaactaaatgcattaggtcttgtgttggactgactcaccagctaaatgcattaggtctaTGTGTTTGAACTGACtccccagctaaatgcattaggtctgtgttggactgactccccaactaaatgcattaggtcttgtgttggactgactccccaactaaatgcattaggtctgtgttggactgactccccagctaaatgcattaggtctgtgttggactgactccccagctaaatgcattaggtctatgtgttggactgactccccagctaaatgcattaggtctgtgttggactgactccccagctaaatgcattaggtctaTGTGTTTGAACTGACtccccagctaaatgcattaggtctatgtgttggactgactccccagctaaatgcattaggtctgtgTTGGACTGACTCCCCAGCTAAATGCATCAGGTCTTGTGTTGGACTGTGACtccccagctaaatgcattaggtctaTGTGCTGAACTGACtccccagctaaatgcattaggtctgtgTTTGAACTGACTCCCCAACTAAATGCATTAGGTCTTGTGTTGGACTGTGACtccccagctaaatgcattaggtctatgtgttggactgactccccagctaaatgcattaggtctgtgttggactgactccccaactaaatgcattaggtctgtgttggactgactccccagctaaatgcattaggtctgtgTTGGACTGACTCCCCAGCTAAATGCATCAGGTCTTGTGTTGGACTGTGACTcccagctaaatgcattaggtctgtgCTGGACTGACTCAccagctaaatgcattaggtctgtgttggactgactccccaacctaatgcattaggtctgtgttggactgactcaccagctaaatgcattaggtctgtgttggactgactcaccagctaaatgcattaggtctatgtgttggactgactccccagctaaatgcattaggtctgtgttggactgactccccaactaaatgcattaggtctgtgttggactgactccccagctaaatgcattaggtctgtgTTGGACTGACTCCCCAGCTAAATGCATCAGGTCTGTGTTGGACTGTGACTCCAactaaatgcattaggtctgtgCTGGACTGACTCAccagctaaatgcattaggtctgtgttggactgactccccaacctaatgcattaggtctgtgttggactgactccccagctaaatgcattaggtctatgtgttggactgactccccaactaaatgcattaggtctgtgttggactgactccccagctaaatgcattaggtctgtgttgacctgactccccagctaaatgcattaggtctgtgTTGGACTGACTCCCCAGCTAAATGCATCAGGTCTGTGTTGGACTGTGACTCCAactaaatgcattaggtctgtgctggactgactccccagctaaatgcattaggtctaTGTGTTAGACTGACTCCCCAactaaatgcattaggtctgtgttggactgactccccagctaaatgcattaggtctgtgttggactgactccccagctaaatgcattaggtctgtgttggactgactccccagctaaatgcattaggtctgtgttggactgactccccagctaaatgcattaggtctgtgttggactgactccccagctaaatgcattaggtctgtgttggactgactccccagctaaatgcattaggtctgtgctggactgactccccagctaaatgcattaggtctgtgTTGGACTGACTCCCCAACCTAATGCATTGGGTCTGTGTTGGACTGACTCCCCAACTAAATGCATTAGCTCTGTGTGTTGGACTGACtccccagctaaatgcattaggtctgtgCTGGACTGACTCAccagctaaatgcattaggtctgtgttggactgactccccaacctaatgcattaggtctgtgttggactgactcaccagctaaatgcattaggtctgtgttggactgactcaccagctaaatgcattaggtctgtgttggactgactccccagctaaatgcattaggtctatgtgttggactgactcaccagctaaatgcattaggtctaTGTGTTGAACTGACtccccagctaaatgcattaggtctgtgTTGGACTGACTCCCAAACTAAATGCATCAGGTCCGTGTTGGACTGTGACTCCAactaaatgcattaggtctgtgttggactgactccccaactaaatgcattaggtctgtgttggactgactccccagctaaatgcattaggtctatgtgttggactgactccccagctaaatgcattaggtctgtgttggactgactcaccagctaaatgcattaggtctgtgttggactgactcaccagctaaatgcattaggtctatgtgttggactgactccccagctaaatgcattaggtctaTGTGTTTGAACTGACtccccagctaaatgcattaggtctatgtgttggactgactccccagctaaatgcattaggtctaTGTGTTTGAACTGACtccccagctaaatgcattaggtctatgtgttggactgactcaccagctaaatgcattaggtctaTGTGTTTGAACTGACtccccagctaaatgcattaggtctatgtgttggactgactccccagctaaatgcattaggtctgtgttggactgactccccagctaattgcattaggtctgtgttggactgactccccagctaaatgcattaggtctaTGTGTTTGAACTGACtccccagctaaatgcattaggtctatgtgttggactgactccccaactaaatgcattaggtctgtgttggactgactccccagctaaatgcattaggtctaTGTGTTTGAACTGACtccccagctaaatgcattaggtctgtgTTGGACTGACTCCCCAACTAAATGCATTAGCTCTGTGTGTTGGACTGACTCCCCAACTAAATGCATTAGGTCTATGTGTTGAACTGACtccccagctaaatgcattaggtctgtgTTGGACTGACTCCCCAGCTAAATGCATTGGGTCTGTGCTGGACTGACTCCCCAGCTAAATGCATTGGGTCTGTGTTGGACTGACTCCCCAactaaatgcattaggtctgtgttggactgactccccagctaaatgcattaggtctaTGTGTTTGAACTGACtccccagctaaatgcattaggtctaTGTGTTTGAACTGACtccccagctaaatgcattaggtctgtgttggactgactccccagctaaatgcattaggtctaTGTGTTTGAACTGACtccccagctaaatgcattaggtctaTGTGTTTGAACTGACtccccagctaaatgcattaggtctaTGTGTTTGAACTGACtccccagctaaatgcattaggtctaTGTGTTTGAACTGACtccccagctaaatgcattaggtctaTGTGTTTGAACTGACtccccagctaaatgcattaggtctaTGTGTTTGAACTGACtccccagctaaatgcattaggtctaTGTGTTTGGACTGACtccccagctaaatgcattaggtctgtgtttgaactgactccccagctaaatgcattaggtctgtgttggactgactccccagctaaatgcattaggtctaTGTGTTTGAACTGACtccccagctaaatgcattaggtctgtgCATGATActttcatgtgatatttgatgcGTTTAACATGCAACATTTCAGAAGGCAGTATTTCCAAGAAAAAGAGGGTGTTTCAAAGTGTTTTCAAAATGGCCGCAATCCAGAGTGCTCATGCTGAAGTGATGGCTTGTATCGCTCCTGGCCAGCTGTGTCAGAAGTGTTttctaaacagtgtgtgtgtgtgtgtgtgtgtgtgtgtgtgtgtgtgtgtgtgtgtgtgtgtgtgtgtgtgtactcacgctGATGTAATAGCCCGGTATCTCTCCTGGCCAGCTGTGTCCCAGATCTGAGCCTTCACGGTCTTCCCATCCACCTGGATACTGCGGGTGGCAAACTCCACCCCGATGGTGCTCTTACTCTCCAGGTTAAACTCATTCCGGGTGAAACGAGATAACAGGTTACTCTTCCCCACGCCAGAGTCTCCTATCAACaccactgggacagacagacaggttagagtctcCTAGCAACaccactgggacagacagacaggttagagtctcCTAGCAACaccactgggacagacagacaggttagagtctcCTATCAACaccactgggacagacagacaggttagagtctcCTATCAACaccactgggacagacagacaggttagagtctcCTATCGACaccactgggacagacagacaggttagagtctcCTATCGACaccactgggacagacagacaggttagagtctcCTATCGACaccactgggacagacagacaggttagagtctcCTATCGACaccactgggacagacagacaggttagagtctcCTAGCAACaccactgggacagagagagagagacaggttagagtctcCTATCAACaccactgggacagacagacaggttagagtctcCTAGCAACaccactgggacagacagacaggttagagtctcCTATCGACaccactgggacagacagacaggttagagtctcCTATCAACaccactgggacagacagacaggttagagtctcCTAGCAACaccactgggacagacagacaggttagagtctcCTATCGACaccactgggacagacagacaggttagagtctcCTAGCAACaccactgggacagacagacaggttagagtcccCTAGCAACaccactgggacagagagagagacaggttagagtctcCTATCAACaccactgggacagacagacaggttagagtctcCTATCAACaccactgggacagagagagagacaggttagagtctcCTATCAACaccactgggacagacagacaggttagagtctcCTATCAACaccactgggacagacagacaggttagagtctcCTATCAACaccactgggacagagagagagacaggttagagtctcCTAGCAACaccactgggacagacagacaggttagagtctcCTAGCAACaccactgggacagacagacaggttagagtctcCTATCAACaccactgggacagacagacaggttagagtctcCTATCAACaccactgggacagacagacaggttagagtctcCTAGCAACaccactgggacagagagagagacaggttagagtctcCTAGCGACaccactgggacagagagagagacaggttagagtctcCTAGCAACaccactgggacagagagagagacaggttagagtctcCTATCAACaccactgggacagagagagagacaggttagagtctcCTAGCAACaccactgggacagacagacaggttagagtctcCTATCAACaccactgggacagacagacaggttagagtctcCTATCGACaccactgggacagacagacaggttagagtctcCTATCAACaccactgggacagacagacaggttagagtctcCTATCGACaccactgggacagagagagagacaggttagagtctcCTAGCAACaccactgggacagagagagagagacaggttagagtctcCTAGCAACaccactgggacagagagagagacagattagagTCTCCTATCAACaccactgggacagacagacaggt
Proteins encoded:
- the LOC106591986 gene encoding ras-related protein Rab-11A, translated to MGNRDDEYDYLFKVVLIGDSGVGKSNLLSRFTRNEFNLESKSTIGVEFATRSIQVDGKTVKAQIWDTAGQERYRAITSAYYRGAVGALLVYDIAKHLTYENVERWLKELRDHADSNIVIMLVGNKSDLRHLRAVPTDEARTFAEKNGLSFLETSALDSTNVETSFQTILTEIYRIVSQKQMSDRRDNDMSPSNNVVNIQVQPTENKPKMQCCQSI